A portion of the Bubalus kerabau isolate K-KA32 ecotype Philippines breed swamp buffalo chromosome 1, PCC_UOA_SB_1v2, whole genome shotgun sequence genome contains these proteins:
- the LOC129624484 gene encoding olfactory receptor 7A17-like isoform X1 — protein MVKADNDTQILEFLLLGLSEEVKAQPLIFGLFLSTYLITAFGNLLIILAITSDAHLHTPMYFFLSNLSFVDICFTSTTIPKMLWNIWTQSKVISYKECITQIYFLILFAVLDILLLTMMAYDRFVAICQPLHYTVIMNPQLCGLLVLISWIISVLNSLLQSLMVLQLSFCTNIEIPHFFCELNHMVQLACSDTFLNNIVMYFAAVLLCGGPFFGILCSYSKIVSSICRISSAQGKYKAFSTCASHLTIVSLFYCTMLGVYLSSAATHNAHSSATASVMYTVITPMLNPFIYSLRNKDMKRALKALFVKGNI, from the exons ATGGTAAAAGCTG ACAATGATACACAAATTCTAGaatttctccttctgggactttcAGAGGAAGTAAAAGCACAGCCCCTCATATTTGGGCTTTTCCTCTCCACGTACCTGATCACTGCCTTTGGAAACCTGCTCATCATCTTGGCCATCACTTCAGACGCCCACCTGCAcacacccatgtacttcttcctctccaacctgtcctttgtagacatctgtttcacctccaccaccatcccaAAGATGCTATGGAATATCTGGACACAAAGCAAAGTTATCAGCTATAAAGAATGCATCacacagatttattttctcatcCTCTTTGCAGTGTTGGACATCCTCCTCCTGACCATGATGGCCTATGACCGTTTTGTGGCCATTTGTCAACCTCTCCACTACACAGTCATCATGAACCCCCAGCTCTGTGGACTACTGGTGCTGATATCCTGGATCATAAGTGTCCTGAATTCCTTATTACAAAGCTTAATGGTGTTGCAACTGTCCTTCTGCACAAACATTGAAATTCCCCACTTTTTCTGTGAACTCAATCATATGGTCCAACTTGCCTGTTCTGACACCTTTCTTAATAACATAGTAATGTATTTTGCAGCTGTCCTGCTGTGTGGTGGTCCCTTCTTTGGTATTCTTTGTTCATATTCTAAAATAGTTTCCTCGATATGCAGAATCTCATCTGCTCAGGGGaaatataaagcattttccaCCTGTGCATCTCACCTCACCATTGTCTCCTTATTTTATTGTACGATGCTTGGAGTGTACCTTAGCTCTGCAGCTACCCACAATGCACACTCAAGTGCAACAGCCTCGGTGATGTACACAGTCATcacacccatgctgaaccccttcatctatAGCCTGAGGAATAAAGACATGAAGAGGGCTCTGAAAGCATTGTTTGTGAAGGGAAATATATAA
- the LOC129624491 gene encoding olfactory receptor 7A17-like produces MERGNDTRISEFLLLGFSEDPELQPIIFGFFLSMYLITVFGNLLIILAITSDSHLHTPMYFFLSNLSFVDICFTSTTIPKMLWNIQTQSKVITYEGCITQIYFLILFAVLDIFLLTVMAYDRFVAICHPLHYTVIMNPRLCGRLVLMSWIINILNSSLQSLMMLQLSFCTNIEIPHFFCELNHMVQLACSDTFLNNIVMYFAAVLLGGGPFVGILYSYSKIVSSIRRISSAQGKYKAFSTCASHLTVVSLFYCTMLGVYLSSAATHNAHSSATASVMYTVITPMLNPFIYSLRNKDMKRALKVFFVRGTV; encoded by the coding sequence ATGGAACGAGGTAATGATACACGAAtttcagaatttcttcttctgggattttcAGAGGATCCAGAACTACAGCCCATCATATTTGGGTTTTTCCTCTCTATGTACCTGATCACTGTGTTTGGAAACCTGCTCATCATCTTGGCCATCACTTCAGACTCCCacctgcacacccccatgtacttcttcctctccaacctgtcCTTTGTAGACATCTGCTTCACTTCCACCACCATCCCAAAGATGCTGTGGAACATCCAAACACAGAGTAAAGTGATCACCTATGAAGGCTGCATCACCCAGATTTATTTTCTCATCCTCTTTGCAGTGTTGGACATTTTCCTCCTgactgtgatggcctatgaccgctttgTGGCCATCTGCCACCCCCTGCACTACACAGTCATCATGAACCCAAGACTTTGTGGACGGCTGGTGTTGATGTCCTGGATCATAAATATTCTTAATTCCTCATTACAAAGCTTAATGATGCTGCAGCTGTCCTTCTGCACAAACATTGAAATTCCCCACTTTTTCTGTGAACTCAATCATATGGTCCAACTTGCCTGTTCTGACACCTTTCTTAATAACATAGTGATGTATTTTGCAGCTGTCCTGCTGGGTGGTGGTCCCTTTGTTGGTATCCTTTACTCTTATTCTAAAATAGTCTCCTCTATACGCAGAATCTCATCAGCTCAGGGGAAATATAAAGCATTTTCGACCTGTGCATCTCACCTCACCGTTGTCTCCTTATTTTATTGTACGATGCTTGGAGTGTACCTTAGCTCTGCAGCTACCCACAATGCACACTCAAGTGCAACAGCCTCGGTGATGTACACAGTCATcacacccatgctgaaccccttcatctacagcctgaggaatAAAGACATGAAGAGGGCTCTGAAAGTATTCTTTGTGAGAGGAACTGTATAA
- the LOC129624501 gene encoding olfactory receptor 7A17-like: MEPRNETPISEFILLGLSNEPELQPLIFGLFLSMYLITVIGNLLIILAVSSDSHLHTPMYFFLSNLSFVDICFISTTIPKMLKNIRTQNKVITYEGCIIQMHFFILFATLDVFLLTVMAYDRFVAICHPLHYTVIMKPRVCGLLVLLSWIMSALNSLIQSIMVLWLAFCTDLEIPHFFCEVNQVVQLACSDTFLNDLLMYFATGVYGGISLTGILYSYSKVVSSILGISSARGKYKAFSTCASHLSVVSLFYCTVLGVYLSSAATHSSQSGAVSSVMYTVVTPMLNPFIYSLRNKDIKRALKMIVGMAAI, from the coding sequence ATGGAACCCAGAAATGAGACACCAATTTCAGAATTTATTCTCCTGGGATTATCAAATGAACCAGAACTGCAGCCGCTCATATTTGGACTTTTTCTCTCCATGTACCTGATCACTGTGATTGGAAACCTGCTCATCATCCTGGCTGTGAGCTCagactcccacctccacacccccatgtacttctttctcTCCAATCTGTCCTTTGTAGACATCTGCTTTATCTCCACCACCATCCCAAAGATGTTGAAGAACATAAGGACACAGAACAAAGTAATAACCTATGAAGGCTGCATCATCCAGATgcattttttcatactttttgcGACATTGGACGTGTTCCTCTTGaccgtgatggcctatgaccgctttgTGGCCATCTGCCACCCCCTCCACTACACAGTCATCATGAAACCCCGGGTCTGTGGCCTGCTGGTTCTGCTCTCCTGGATCATGAGTGCTCTGAATTCCTTGATACAAAGCATAATGGTGTTGTGGCTAGCTTTCTGTACAGACTTGGAAATCCCCCACTTTTTCTGTGAAGTTAATCAAGTGGTTCAACTTGCTTGTTCTGACACTTTTCTTAATGACTTGTTGATGTATTTTGCAACTGGGGTGTATGGTGGCATTTCCCTCACTGGAATACTTTACTCATATTCTAAGGTAGTTTCCTCTATACTAGGAATTTCATCTGCTCGGGGGAAGTATAAAGCATTTTCTACCTGTGCCTCTCACCTCTCAGTTGTCTCTTTATTCTACTGTACAGTCCTGGGAGTATATCTTAGCTCTGCTGCTACTCACAGCTCACAATCAGGTGCTGTTTCCTCGGTGATGTACACTGTGGTcacacccatgctgaaccccttcatctacagTCTGAGGAATAAAGACATAAAGAGGGCTCTGAAAATGATCGTTGGGATGGCAGCTATATAA
- the LOC129624484 gene encoding olfactory receptor 7A17-like isoform X2, whose translation MEPDNDTQILEFLLLGLSEEVKAQPLIFGLFLSTYLITAFGNLLIILAITSDAHLHTPMYFFLSNLSFVDICFTSTTIPKMLWNIWTQSKVISYKECITQIYFLILFAVLDILLLTMMAYDRFVAICQPLHYTVIMNPQLCGLLVLISWIISVLNSLLQSLMVLQLSFCTNIEIPHFFCELNHMVQLACSDTFLNNIVMYFAAVLLCGGPFFGILCSYSKIVSSICRISSAQGKYKAFSTCASHLTIVSLFYCTMLGVYLSSAATHNAHSSATASVMYTVITPMLNPFIYSLRNKDMKRALKALLGA comes from the exons ATGGAACCAGACAATGATACACAAATTCTAGaatttctccttctgggactttcAGAGGAAGTAAAAGCACAGCCCCTCATATTTGGGCTTTTCCTCTCCACGTACCTGATCACTGCCTTTGGAAACCTGCTCATCATCTTGGCCATCACTTCAGACGCCCACCTGCAcacacccatgtacttcttcctctccaacctgtcctttgtagacatctgtttcacctccaccaccatcccaAAGATGCTATGGAATATCTGGACACAAAGCAAAGTTATCAGCTATAAAGAATGCATCacacagatttattttctcatcCTCTTTGCAGTGTTGGACATCCTCCTCCTGACCATGATGGCCTATGACCGTTTTGTGGCCATTTGTCAACCTCTCCACTACACAGTCATCATGAACCCCCAGCTCTGTGGACTACTGGTGCTGATATCCTGGATCATAAGTGTCCTGAATTCCTTATTACAAAGCTTAATGGTGTTGCAACTGTCCTTCTGCACAAACATTGAAATTCCCCACTTTTTCTGTGAACTCAATCATATGGTCCAACTTGCCTGTTCTGACACCTTTCTTAATAACATAGTAATGTATTTTGCAGCTGTCCTGCTGTGTGGTGGTCCCTTCTTTGGTATTCTTTGTTCATATTCTAAAATAGTTTCCTCGATATGCAGAATCTCATCTGCTCAGGGGaaatataaagcattttccaCCTGTGCATCTCACCTCACCATTGTCTCCTTATTTTATTGTACGATGCTTGGAGTGTACCTTAGCTCTGCAGCTACCCACAATGCACACTCAAGTGCAACAGCCTCGGTGATGTACACAGTCATcacacccatgctgaaccccttcatctatAGCCTGAGGAATAAAGACATGAAGAGGGCTCTGAAAGCATT gctcggGGCTTGA